Below is a genomic region from Hemitrygon akajei unplaced genomic scaffold, sHemAka1.3 Scf000047, whole genome shotgun sequence.
GGGAATGTTCACCTTCACAAATAACTAGTATCAGAATATGAGTATTGGACATTTTCTGAGACATCCATCGCTGTCAATTCCAgtgtctgtgaacagaattttactttctgtcctaatatccatggaagcattgaattaaTTCATGTAATCTGAAACACTGAATGCTGAAATGCAGTTATAATATTCTTTGTCAGTTGAGCTATTTAATATTTCGACAATGTTCTCTGTTCCcgtggaagatgttcaacagaaacacaaggagactctgcgggcacaaactgaaacgctgagagtgaacacgatcctgatgagggagaaggtgaaggttttccagctggttgatcgatacgttGAGCTCACGGttatttctactgttcgagatcggagactggtggaacacgagctgctggcaagaggcagagaacACGAAGAATTGAGAGAGGAACATCTCCGCCGAAAGCTGGAAAAAGtccggactgatcagttgttccagagcagctttgcccggagtaaatccaaatctgggagttcggcagcagtagctggagtcccggggatcgggaaaacaacaatggtgcaaaagattgtttatgactgggccacgaggaaaatataccaacaattccagtttgtcttcagtttcaaattccgggatttaaacaccattaattgtagaataaacctgaaggaactgattctggatcagtatccttactttgggaatatcctgagagaggtctggaagaacccagagggattgctatttatattcgatggtttggatacattcaatgacaaaattgattTTTCTGATAGTCGGAGAGACACAGAACCTCTGaccacatgcacagatcctgaattcaagtgcaaggtgtctgacattgtgtacagtttaatccagggcaagctgctcccagggtgttcagtgctggtgaccacccgtcccactgcattacatttattggaaaaggctcggattagtgtctgggctgaaattctcggatttgttggtgaggaacggaaggaatatttcatcaggtattttgaagatcatACGATGGCAGCAGCTGTTATCAAACACGTGGaagagaacgagatcctgtacaccatgagctacaacccctcctactgctggatccttgctctgacactgggccccttcttcacacaaagagtcagggtcccacagcgagttcccaagaccatcacccaactgtactcctactatatttacaacatcctgaaaaaccacggccgtgagattgagaaaccccgtgatgtgttactcagggttggtcagatggccttcagaggagtgtctgagaagaagattgtgtttacagatgaagatttgatcaagtacaatctgcagccttctcagttcctgtccgggttcctgatggagcttttggagagagaggattctgcccggagcgtggtgtacacatttccacacctcaccatccaagagtttgtagctgcagtcgcacaattcctgaatccacatcctggGGATATCCTgatattcctcactgaagcccacaacacgacagatgggcgatttgaggtatttctccgttttgttgctggtctctcctccccaatgacagctcggggtctggaggagtttctgggtccatttcctcatcaaacaacctgccgggtgattgactgggtgaaggaggaggttaaacgccagagtggaaacacgaggaatgaagctggtaaaaggagcctactgaacacattgcactacctgtttgagtctcagaatcatggactggctcaggccgcactggggtctgtggaaacgctttcattcagtggaatcacactgaccccgattgactgcgcggtcctgtctcatatCATCGgattctgtgatacaataaaatacCTCGACCTGGtgaactgccacattcagtgtgaaggaatccagcggctgggagccgggctgcacaagtgccaggagttgaggtaacttgatttatctctgaACTGTGAATCTGTTCCATTGTGTTATTTCAATGTAAAGTTTTTTGGGTAAaactgtagtaaatcagattgccaagaattgtgacaaatgcccacgGGGtcagtcagtaattccccaaTGATGGGAGGGTCCGGGggtccttgtgaagggatgttggagacttcatcagatcaatgAACACCggtcattggtttaatggtagtaaatcacaggaatggctgtgtttctcgctgcctgtgacacgtccactgacaatgttccttctcactgttactgacacccagaccgacacagactgcagcaggtgggtcagagattcacaccctcttcccggtgagggacaagagaccgtcagcagactgtcccagtgagaaggaaagaaataccattgtgagattgtcctcccctgcccttccccatgtgtgactatcaccatcagtccacctgtgtgactgctcactaccagatacccAGACCCCATGGGCGCATCTCCTCTCCCGATTGTGGGCCTCAGTTCAGACCAACCCCTCCTGTACAATCTATTTCTGGATCATCTCATCTTGTGGGATTATTGTTTCCCTGCTGTGGAACTTCtcatccccatcctccttcctctattgggtcccctcctccatcctcctgtgggatctctcttcctcaatcaccttcctcctgcaggatctgtCTTCCTATCCCTTTCCCTCAGGTGGGATCACTTCCAATATCTCCCATTAACACTTTCCCATTTACAAATCTTTCTCACTGTGGGACTAAATTACTGGCATTCGGTAAATAtgctggagctgggcagtgagggacattgacagtgatgggaactccgatcagtgatttactgaagggtttaatatTTCCTGAAATATCTGAGTGACAGAAATTCccccagacccacggtttgaatcactttattcatcaatctgtctgtttgtgtttagacttgggtggaatgacctgggagattcaggagtgaaactggtgtctgcggctctgaggaacccggagtgtaaaatacagaaactgtggtatgtaccagactgtgggagattgtgtttacagtcactgggtgtctgacactgaacattaatgtgatcagtagaaaCAAATAAACATAGGAAacagacagcacaatacaggctcttcggcccacaaagcagtgccgaacatgtccctaccatagaaatACCTAagcattacccatagccctctatttttctgagctccatgtagccatccatgAGTCTCTTAAAGACTCTATGgtttccgtctccaccaccgctgccgacagcccattccacgtactaaATAGTCTCCGTGtaaaacaaaacttacccctgacatctcctctgtacctacttccaagcacctaaaaatatgccctctcatgctagccatttcagccctcgggaaaagcctctgactatccacacattcAATGCCACTcatgatcttgtacacctctgtcaggtcacttctcatcctccgttccTCCaaaagaaaaggccgagttcactcaaggtattctcataaggcgtgctccccaaaccaggcaacatccttgtaaatctcctctgcaccctttctatggtttccatgtccctcctacagtgaggcgaccagaactgagcacatcaTTCCAAGTGCGGTCCCagcaaggtcctatatagctgtaacattacctctcggctcttaaattcaatcccacgattaatgaaggccaatacaccgtatgccttcttaactacagagtcaatatgcgcagcagctttgggtgtccaatggactcggtccccaagatccctctgatcctccatgctgccaagttttaccattaatactacattctgccatcacatttaaCCTATCAAAATTAACcaactcacatttatctgggttgaactccatctgccacttctcagcccagttatgcattctatcaatgtcgcattgtaacctctaacagccttccacactatccacaatgcccactaacctttgtgtcatcagcaaacttactaaaccatccctccactgcctcatctaggtcattaatAATAATCACAAAGACGACGGATCTCCCAGATCTGACACTAAGCAGAGacaaccagcctcacacacatactctctgtctgtattgtaaacagataacctacctcgcctcgaccctttatcgccgaagccccgttgaaccaaagccttcctactctgtctcccgctcctctgacgctTGCTCTGtcaatctgtcttccttttaaactcttctcgctgttctcactggccgacctgtgcagtcgtgctgaagaaaaaaatcagtaattgtgttactgataaacactggggatttgtaccatctcctgtctctctgtgtccttcaccctcactctctctcatctccaggctaaACCatatcggtctcacagattctggtaccGAGgttctcgtctccgctctcagtacaaacccatcactgacggagctggacctgagttataataaactgggagattcaggagtgaaactggtgtctgtggctctgaggaacccggagtgtaaaatacagaaactggggtaagtaccagactgtgggagattgtgtttacagtcactgggtgtctgacattgaacattaatgtgatcagtaaagaaacatggaaaacatacagcacaatacaggaccttcgacccacaaagctgtgccgaacatgttcctaccttagaactacctaggctttacccatagctctctaattttctgagctccatgaagccatccaggagtctcttaaagaccctatggtttctgcctcctccaccgctgccggcagcccattccacgcactcgccactctctctGTTAAAGTCTTACCCCCGACacctccactgtacctacttaaAAAtatggtgtctgcggctctgaggaacccggagtgtaaaataaaaaaactggagtaagtaccagactgtgggagattgtgtttacagtcactgggtgtctgacactgaacattaatatgataaacactggggatttgtaccgtctcctgtctctctgtgtccttcaccctcactctctctcatctccaggctgacccgtgtcggtctcacagattctggtgtcgaggatctcgcctccgctgtcggtacaaacccatcactgacggagctgtacctcagtgataataatctgggagattcaggagtgaaactggtgtctatggctctgaggaacccggagtgtaaaatacagacactgcggtgagtaccagactgtgggagattgtgtttacagtcactgggtgtctgacactgaacattaatatgataaacactggggatttgtaccgtctcctgtctctctgtgtccttcaccctcactctctctctcatctccagtctGGGGAGTGtcagtctcacagattctggtgtcgaggatctcgtctccgctctcagtacaaacccatcactgacgtggCTGAACCTGGGAtcaaactcgctgacagaccgatctgtccccgctctccgccgcctcctactgaccctcccgagtctggagtggatcgggtgagtgtttgtgttaattttcaatgtgataaaatatcagtggatccgcgggttttctggtgatatttgtctgtgagtgctgttgaaacattaaccccagtcccctgttactgacactgttgtgtaatctctttatttcatctttattcctccatctgtttcaggctgcactggaatcggttcagtgagaccgaGGGGAATAAACTGAGATCTCTGCGGGGACTCAGACCCGGACTGATAGTGGatttgtgaacatctgaatgtgcgAACATCCCTGCCCGCAGGATGGGGACATTTTGACAGATTCCACGCCCTCCCatttaactcccgcccttacaTTTAATGGCCGCGCTCCAGGTgtgattcccaacggttttaacggaaccggctcCAGTCTCGCGCTGTGTGTTGTTCGTTGTGCTCCTGCACTGACGTATATCTCTTCCGGTCCAGCACcagcttccgccggatgtgcggGTTCAAGACTCCCCCACGTGAGACCCCGGGGTATTACACAAGCAGGAAGAGCCCGGGGACGGGGCACAGTCTGGGACACAGGTATCCCGGGGTGGGATTATCCCGGG
It encodes:
- the LOC140720778 gene encoding NACHT, LRR and PYD domains-containing protein 3-like; the protein is MATGGKLNRARKVLKRFLPGNSSREDDRDTGSEVPKQGQIESNVPMAAEEEEEIQPRGSDVEDTEQNSGTGKSEATACQLGISLNTELSSPQQEVVTEPEFTVSNLLAEGEEHRLYQLTKFYRDRLQQAIEEKVERLGWMLTKEGHFSREENEKVTELTEKGNRAESSRLFLSLVMGKGSRARRAMWESFVTWRTELPKLDRILKEIQERGPDPQEYMNIAQGLSELPSHLIDVQQKHKETLRAQTETLRVNTILMREKVKVFQLVDRYVELTVISTVRDRRLVEHELLARGREHEELREEHLRRKLEKVRTDQLFQSSFARSKSKSGSSAAVAGVPGIGKTTMVQKIVYDWATRKIYQQFQFVFSFKFRDLNTINCRINLKELILDQYPYFGNILREVWKNPEGLLFIFDGLDTFNDKIDFSDSRRDTEPLTTCTDPEFKCKVSDIVYSLIQGKLLPGCSVLVTTRPTALHLLEKARISVWAEILGFVGEERKEYFIRYFEDHTMAAAVIKHVEENEILYTMSYNPSYCWILALTLGPFFTQRVRVPQRVPKTITQLYSYYIYNILKNHGREIEKPRDVLLRVGQMAFRGVSEKKIVFTDEDLIKYNLQPSQFLSGFLMELLEREDSARSVVYTFPHLTIQEFVAAVAQFLNPHPGDILIFLTEAHNTTDGRFEVFLRFVAGLSSPMTARGLEEFLGPFPHQTTCRVIDWVKEEVKRQSGNTRNEAGKRSLLNTLHYLFESQNHGLAQAALGSVETLSFSGITLTPIDCAVLSHIIGFCDTIKYLDLVNCHIQCEGIQRLGAGLHKCQELRLGWNDLGDSGVKLVSAALRNPECKIQKLWLNHIGLTDSGTEVLVSALSTNPSLTELDLSYNKLGDSGVKLVSVALRNPECKIQKLGLTRVGLTDSGVEDLASAVGTNPSLTELYLSDNNLGDSGVKLVSMALRNPECKIQTLRLGSVSLTDSGVEDLVSALSTNPSLTWLNLGSNSLTDRSVPALRRLLLTLPSLEWIGLHWNRFSETEGNKLRSLRGLRPGLIVDL